One window of Psychrobacillus sp. FSL H8-0483 genomic DNA carries:
- a CDS encoding DUF1232 domain-containing protein gives MSKDLKKELPSYEKQQDFYLKLRSNITSYLASKSGSVGKFTPYLLFAPDLFHLLVKAMIDNRIDTKSKTLIGSGILYFVAPIDVLPEGLIGPGGFIDDIIVATFVVNMLLNKFSPEIMEEHWAGDIKLLDALKKISETSDTLLGKLPARSLLGRFMKTSNKE, from the coding sequence ATGAGTAAAGATTTAAAGAAAGAGTTACCTTCCTATGAGAAACAGCAAGATTTTTACTTGAAATTACGGTCGAATATAACAAGTTACCTAGCTTCAAAGTCAGGAAGTGTAGGGAAATTTACTCCTTATTTACTGTTTGCACCTGATTTATTTCATTTATTAGTAAAAGCAATGATAGATAATCGTATTGATACAAAGAGCAAAACATTAATTGGAAGTGGAATACTGTATTTCGTTGCACCAATTGATGTCTTGCCAGAGGGGCTAATCGGACCAGGAGGTTTTATCGATGATATTATTGTTGCCACTTTTGTAGTAAATATGCTGCTTAATAAATTTTCACCTGAGATTATGGAAGAACATTGGGCTGGGGATATAAAATTATTAGATGCTTTAAAGAAAATTTCCGAGACAAGTGATACATTACTTGGTAAACTTCCGGCAAGGTCATTGCTGGGCCGATTTATGAAAACATCAAACAAAGAGTAA
- the abc-f gene encoding ABC-F type ribosomal protection protein: MICTIQEISKMLGGNTIFENLSLSIKTGDKLGVVGRNGSGKTTLFKLIAGIEKPDAGTIYFKKGTKIGYLAQIPTFSEEVTGLDLLNSAFDELIALQAQMQVLENKLASAKPDDMEKLLQLYGDIQEEFTNRNGYSMDSEIEKVIQGLQLSNFVHQSFSNLSGGEQTKIMLGKLLLTKPDLLLLDEPTNHLDLFAVEWLEQYLIAYDGTVVLISHDRYFLDQVISKVADIEEGELSLYHGNYSYFMMEKEARLMREFQDYEEQQKKIKKMKEAIKRLRIWANEAVPPNPGLHRQARNMERALERMEKVRKPLIDPKKMNLSFEAAPRSGKEVVVMEEAGKSFGEKMLLQHANLHVYWKDRLAIVGRNGTGKSTILNILRGELPIDAGIARLGSNVRVGFLSQHFEISNPKARLIDVFRSEVNVFEGDARHILAKFMFYGPDVFKRVGDLSGGERMRLRLAQLMHQDINLLMLDEPTNHLDIDSREVLEDALDDFQGTILAVSHDRYFLNKLFPRTAWLDQGQLTTFEGPYEWARAKWDALQLKQVEVKEVVLKKKEKPVKHKTKQDESLENKIAQLEVEIKLLTEQIQSENDWEQYEQLVTTKNEQEQQLEALVEQWMENEE, encoded by the coding sequence ATGATATGTACAATACAAGAAATTAGTAAAATGCTCGGAGGAAATACGATTTTTGAAAACTTATCTTTATCTATTAAAACAGGAGATAAATTAGGAGTCGTTGGACGAAACGGTAGTGGGAAAACAACCTTATTTAAGCTTATTGCAGGAATCGAAAAACCAGATGCAGGAACCATTTATTTTAAAAAAGGTACTAAAATTGGTTATTTAGCACAAATCCCTACTTTTTCAGAGGAAGTAACGGGCTTGGATTTATTAAATAGTGCATTTGACGAGTTAATAGCTTTACAAGCTCAAATGCAAGTACTTGAAAATAAATTAGCAAGTGCGAAGCCTGATGACATGGAAAAGTTACTTCAACTATACGGAGATATTCAAGAGGAATTTACAAATCGAAATGGTTATTCGATGGATTCTGAAATTGAAAAGGTTATACAAGGACTTCAATTATCCAACTTTGTTCATCAATCCTTTTCAAATTTAAGTGGTGGGGAACAGACAAAAATAATGCTTGGAAAATTATTGTTAACAAAGCCTGATTTACTATTGCTAGATGAACCTACGAATCATTTAGATTTATTTGCAGTGGAATGGTTAGAGCAATATTTAATTGCATATGATGGAACGGTAGTTCTCATCTCGCATGATCGCTATTTTTTGGATCAAGTCATTTCAAAAGTGGCGGACATAGAGGAAGGCGAGCTTTCGCTTTATCATGGTAATTACTCTTACTTTATGATGGAAAAAGAAGCAAGGCTAATGCGAGAGTTTCAAGACTATGAGGAACAACAAAAAAAGATTAAGAAAATGAAAGAAGCCATTAAACGGTTAAGAATATGGGCAAATGAAGCGGTTCCACCTAATCCAGGTCTTCACAGACAGGCACGCAACATGGAACGTGCGCTGGAACGGATGGAAAAAGTAAGAAAGCCTCTAATAGATCCTAAAAAAATGAATTTATCCTTTGAAGCTGCTCCGAGAAGTGGCAAAGAGGTAGTGGTTATGGAAGAAGCGGGTAAATCATTCGGTGAGAAAATGCTACTGCAACATGCAAATTTACATGTGTACTGGAAAGACCGTCTCGCTATTGTCGGACGCAACGGAACTGGAAAGTCGACAATCTTAAATATATTACGTGGGGAATTACCAATTGACGCAGGTATTGCACGACTAGGAAGTAATGTTCGTGTAGGATTTTTGTCCCAGCACTTTGAAATCTCAAATCCTAAAGCTCGACTAATCGACGTATTTCGAAGTGAGGTAAATGTGTTCGAAGGTGATGCTCGTCACATTCTAGCAAAGTTCATGTTTTATGGACCAGATGTTTTTAAACGGGTAGGGGATTTAAGTGGAGGAGAACGAATGCGTCTTCGTCTCGCGCAGCTCATGCACCAAGATATTAACCTTTTGATGTTAGATGAGCCAACCAATCATTTAGATATTGATTCCCGTGAAGTTTTAGAAGATGCATTAGATGACTTTCAAGGCACCATACTAGCTGTTTCACATGATCGATATTTTTTAAACAAATTGTTCCCGAGAACAGCTTGGTTAGATCAGGGACAGCTCACAACCTTTGAAGGACCGTACGAATGGGCTCGTGCAAAATGGGATGCGTTACAGTTAAAACAAGTGGAAGTGAAAGAGGTAGTACTAAAGAAAAAAGAGAAACCTGTTAAGCATAAAACAAAGCAAGATGAATCACTTGAAAACAAAATCGCGCAACTAGAGGTAGAAATCAAGCTTCTGACAGAACAAATACAATCGGAAAATGATTGGGAACAATATGAACAGTTAGTTACAACTAAAAACGAACAAGAACAACAATTAGAAGCATTAGTTGAACAATGGATGGAGAATGAAGAATGA
- a CDS encoding DUF1033 family protein, producing MFEIIYMKADYEPWWQFDGWEEHIVEKVTFDQEDDALVYLNKTLDEFRNRYPREQVKKDRFWAFWSVKEQCFCESCEDDLQIYHGIIWNSR from the coding sequence ATGTTTGAAATTATTTATATGAAAGCTGATTATGAGCCATGGTGGCAATTTGATGGATGGGAAGAACATATTGTTGAAAAAGTTACTTTCGATCAGGAAGATGATGCTTTAGTCTATTTAAATAAAACATTGGATGAATTTCGTAATAGATATCCAAGAGAACAAGTGAAGAAGGATAGATTTTGGGCTTTCTGGTCTGTTAAAGAGCAATGTTTTTGCGAATCTTGTGAGGATGATTTACAAATTTACCATGGAATTATTTGGAATTCAAGATAA
- the msrA gene encoding peptide-methionine (S)-S-oxide reductase MsrA — protein sequence MIGKATFAGGCFWCMVKPFDSWDGIHKITSGYMGGHLENPTYEDVKKGDSGHLEVVEIQFDPTIFSYEQLLEIFWQQIDPTDAGGQFQDRGESYRSAIFAHSEEQRKQAEQSKEQLAASGKFSKPIVTEIREAKTFYEAEDYHQDFYKKSPTHYKEDREQSGRDEFIEKHWN from the coding sequence ATGATAGGTAAAGCGACATTTGCCGGCGGCTGTTTCTGGTGTATGGTAAAGCCTTTCGACTCTTGGGATGGCATACATAAAATAACTTCAGGCTATATGGGTGGACATTTAGAAAACCCAACATATGAAGACGTAAAAAAAGGAGATTCTGGACATCTGGAAGTAGTAGAAATTCAATTTGACCCTACTATATTTTCTTATGAACAGCTTCTCGAAATTTTTTGGCAGCAAATTGATCCAACCGACGCAGGTGGTCAATTTCAAGACCGCGGAGAAAGCTACCGCTCAGCAATATTTGCGCATTCAGAAGAACAACGTAAGCAAGCGGAACAATCTAAAGAACAATTAGCTGCTAGTGGAAAGTTCTCTAAGCCAATTGTCACTGAAATTAGAGAAGCGAAAACGTTTTACGAAGCAGAAGATTACCATCAAGACTTTTATAAGAAGAGCCCAACTCATTATAAAGAGGACCGAGAACAATCCGGTCGCGATGAATTCATCGAAAAACACTGGAATTAG
- a CDS encoding ATP-binding cassette domain-containing protein yields MIAVSNVSLRFGDRKLFEDVNIKFTSGNCYGLIGANGAGKSTFIKILSGEIEPQEGNVIMNPDERLAILKQNHFEYEEYTVLETVMMGHKRLYEVMNEKNAIYMKEDFSDEDGMRAAELEGEFADLNGWEAESEAAILLQGLGIPDSMHQKKMAELTGSEKVKVLLSQALFGKPDVLLLDEPTNHLDIKAIQWLEDFLINFENTVIVVSHDRHFLNKVCTHIADLDFSKIQVYVGNYDFWYESSQLALKLASDQNSKKEEKIKELQAFIARFSANASKSKQATSRKKMLDKIELDDIRPSSRKYPYVNFSMKREIGNDVFQAQDLGYTFEGEKLFSKMNFTLNKDDKIILLGDELAKSALLRILAEEEEPQEGSIRWGVTTSRAYFPLDNAKYFEGSEPSLVDWLRQYSPDDESETFLRGFLGRMLFSGEEVKKKPSVLSGGEKVRCMLSRMMLSESNVLLLDEPTNHLDLESIQALNNGLTAFKGAMIFTSHDHQFIQTIANRVIEINKDGSILDKQLTYDEFLEWKEQK; encoded by the coding sequence ATGATTGCAGTAAGTAATGTAAGTCTTCGATTTGGTGATCGTAAATTATTTGAAGACGTAAATATAAAGTTTACATCGGGTAACTGTTATGGATTAATCGGTGCAAATGGTGCAGGAAAATCAACGTTTATTAAAATTTTGTCTGGAGAAATTGAGCCACAAGAAGGCAATGTTATTATGAATCCAGATGAGCGTTTAGCCATTCTAAAACAAAATCACTTCGAATATGAAGAATATACAGTTTTAGAAACAGTTATGATGGGTCATAAACGTTTATATGAAGTAATGAATGAAAAAAATGCTATCTACATGAAAGAGGATTTCTCCGATGAAGATGGAATGCGTGCAGCTGAACTAGAGGGTGAATTTGCGGACCTAAATGGTTGGGAAGCAGAATCAGAAGCAGCGATTCTTTTACAAGGATTAGGTATCCCTGATAGCATGCATCAAAAGAAAATGGCTGAGTTAACTGGTTCTGAAAAAGTAAAAGTATTATTATCACAAGCATTATTTGGAAAACCTGATGTACTTTTACTAGATGAGCCTACCAACCATTTAGACATCAAAGCTATTCAATGGTTAGAAGATTTCCTTATCAACTTTGAAAACACTGTCATCGTTGTTTCCCATGACCGTCATTTCTTAAACAAAGTATGTACACATATTGCGGACTTAGACTTTAGTAAAATCCAAGTATATGTTGGAAACTATGATTTCTGGTATGAATCAAGTCAGCTTGCCTTAAAACTGGCTTCTGATCAAAACAGTAAAAAAGAAGAAAAAATTAAAGAGCTACAAGCGTTTATTGCTCGATTTAGTGCTAACGCCTCTAAATCTAAGCAAGCAACGTCTCGTAAAAAAATGTTAGATAAAATCGAGTTAGATGATATTCGTCCTTCATCACGCAAATACCCATATGTTAATTTCTCGATGAAACGTGAAATCGGGAATGACGTATTTCAAGCGCAAGATTTAGGCTATACATTTGAAGGAGAAAAGCTTTTCTCTAAAATGAACTTCACTCTGAACAAAGATGATAAAATTATCCTTCTTGGAGATGAACTAGCAAAATCTGCTTTACTTCGTATACTTGCAGAAGAAGAGGAACCACAAGAAGGCTCCATTCGTTGGGGTGTAACAACTTCTCGTGCGTACTTCCCTCTTGATAATGCAAAATACTTTGAAGGAAGCGAACCTTCACTAGTAGACTGGTTACGACAATATTCACCTGATGATGAAAGTGAAACGTTCCTTCGAGGATTCTTAGGACGTATGCTATTCTCTGGTGAAGAAGTGAAGAAAAAACCATCAGTACTTTCAGGTGGAGAAAAAGTTCGTTGTATGCTTTCTAGAATGATGCTATCGGAATCTAACGTATTACTACTTGATGAACCAACGAACCATTTGGACTTAGAATCCATTCAAGCACTAAACAATGGCTTAACAGCATTTAAAGGTGCCATGATCTTTACATCACATGACCATCAGTTCATTCAAACAATTGCAAACCGTGTAATCGAAATAAATAAAGACGGTTCCATTTTAGATAAGCAACTAACGTATGATGAATTCCTTGAGTGGAAAGAACAAAAATAA
- a CDS encoding sporulation protein yields the protein MAKKFESSIEVQTIKIDTVVDHPYIEHGINLSGTIYIDGVHDDESIDNIKLEVFKLINGEDSKIVSKHSIELVGAAASKDMQMIPFEIMPDERWIPDGTDEVTKLILRTTVLFENGFEYNDEDEIYFDIEE from the coding sequence ATGGCAAAGAAGTTTGAATCTTCCATAGAAGTACAAACGATAAAAATTGATACGGTAGTTGATCATCCATATATTGAACACGGTATTAACCTTTCTGGGACAATATATATTGATGGTGTACACGACGACGAATCAATAGATAATATTAAATTAGAAGTTTTTAAACTAATTAATGGGGAAGATTCCAAGATCGTATCCAAGCATTCGATTGAACTAGTCGGAGCAGCGGCTTCTAAAGATATGCAAATGATTCCTTTTGAAATCATGCCGGATGAAAGATGGATACCAGACGGTACTGATGAAGTAACAAAGTTAATCTTAAGAACAACTGTTTTATTTGAAAATGGCTTTGAATACAATGATGAAGACGAAATTTACTTCGACATTGAAGAATAA
- a CDS encoding LCP family protein — MDQEQVRPSRRSRKRRLRLGRVLVLVLVLIVLISGTYSVIQYSAGYKLTNNEKDLPIEFEGAQLQEGERENILVLGVDSRGEEKSRTDTMMLVSWDKKENDVKIISFMRDIYADIPEYQSYKLNTAYYLGGVQLLADTINGMFDLPIHHYALIDFKSFESLVDIIAPEGIPINVEKDMSEKIGVSLTKGQQNLSGKELLGYARFRSDAEGDFGRVERQQVVMEALKDELLSIQNLSKTPKFLGAAEGYIETDYSRADKVKRILDAGISGKLEMEKLTIPVEGTYSFKSYTHAGSVIEIDKEKNKAAITNFLQK, encoded by the coding sequence ATGGATCAGGAACAAGTAAGACCATCGAGAAGATCACGTAAAAGAAGATTGAGATTAGGGAGAGTTCTAGTGTTAGTCCTTGTCCTAATCGTTTTAATTAGCGGAACTTATTCCGTTATTCAATACTCTGCTGGATATAAATTGACCAACAATGAGAAAGATCTACCCATAGAATTTGAAGGGGCACAATTACAAGAAGGAGAACGAGAAAATATATTAGTTCTCGGTGTAGATTCTAGGGGTGAAGAAAAATCACGAACAGACACCATGATGCTTGTTTCATGGGATAAAAAAGAAAATGATGTAAAAATTATATCGTTTATGAGGGATATATATGCCGATATTCCTGAGTATCAATCATATAAACTAAATACAGCCTATTATCTGGGTGGAGTTCAATTATTAGCTGATACGATTAATGGGATGTTCGATCTACCAATTCATCACTATGCTCTAATCGATTTCAAAAGTTTCGAATCGTTAGTTGATATTATTGCACCAGAAGGTATTCCCATTAATGTAGAGAAGGATATGTCGGAGAAAATTGGTGTTTCATTGACAAAGGGTCAACAAAACTTATCTGGTAAAGAACTACTAGGTTATGCTCGATTTCGTTCGGATGCTGAGGGAGATTTTGGAAGGGTAGAAAGGCAACAAGTTGTCATGGAGGCCTTAAAGGATGAGCTGCTTTCTATACAAAACTTATCCAAGACGCCAAAATTTTTAGGAGCTGCGGAAGGATATATTGAAACGGACTATTCGAGAGCAGATAAAGTAAAACGTATTCTCGATGCAGGCATAAGTGGGAAGTTAGAAATGGAGAAATTGACCATTCCTGTTGAGGGTACATATTCCTTCAAAAGTTATACGCACGCTGGTTCAGTCATTGAAATAGATAAAGAGAAAAATAAAGCAGCAATAACTAACTTTTTACAAAAATAA
- a CDS encoding 5-bromo-4-chloroindolyl phosphate hydrolysis family protein — MSEIVQSIIRHLINIPIMIASWFVFFFSFDTGFLISSALAIGVYLVTNFGIKKFQQRRIMKKHQLTLSEYFHIQRQIKEANKKIRTLNSHYLKVRSLSSFKQLFEMNRLAKRIISLVKTNPRKFYQAENFFYAHLDSAVELTSKYALLVSQPVKDREMKMALEDTRETLESISLVMEDDLKNVLTSDIEHLKMELDFAKLSVGKMEQPLYLKGESEDDRKTYK, encoded by the coding sequence ATGTCTGAAATAGTCCAGTCCATTATTCGCCATTTAATAAATATCCCAATTATGATAGCATCCTGGTTCGTTTTCTTTTTTTCATTTGATACCGGGTTCCTCATAAGTTCAGCTTTAGCAATTGGTGTTTATTTAGTAACGAATTTTGGCATAAAGAAATTTCAACAGCGTAGGATTATGAAAAAACACCAGCTTACTCTTTCCGAGTATTTCCATATACAAAGGCAAATAAAAGAAGCAAACAAAAAAATTCGTACGCTTAATAGTCACTACTTAAAAGTAAGATCGTTAAGCTCTTTCAAACAGTTGTTTGAAATGAATAGACTTGCGAAAAGGATTATTTCATTGGTTAAAACGAATCCACGTAAATTTTATCAAGCAGAAAACTTTTTCTATGCACACCTTGACTCTGCTGTGGAACTTACGTCAAAATATGCTTTATTAGTATCTCAACCAGTAAAGGATAGAGAGATGAAAATGGCCTTAGAAGATACTCGCGAAACACTAGAATCGATTAGTTTAGTAATGGAAGATGATCTAAAAAACGTACTTACATCTGATATTGAACACCTTAAAATGGAATTAGATTTTGCGAAATTATCCGTTGGAAAAATGGAACAACCTTTATATTTAAAAGGAGAATCAGAAGATGACCGAAAAACATATAAATGA
- a CDS encoding AI-2E family transporter yields MEPEKPSFFSTRYIKFLGGRNTVFTLVLLLLIGLVIMIYDEISFIFVPLTVFLGNVILPIILAVIAYYLLRPLLRLLERIKIPRIWGILIIFLALIGLVTLLVFLVFPFLKAQSLKLVEELPGNLMVLLDKLDGFLRTSFFRDFYLQIESDVNSILKELPTEIGQFLQSTLTGLATGISSIVGVLTGFVLAIVTVPFIVFYLLKDGEKLPNYVMKLFPPRMREDLRSVFTNIDRQISSYIQGQILVSMCIGFMIFIGFSIIGMDYAMLLGVIAMVTSVVPYLGPVIAITPALIIALVSSPFMLFKLAIVWTVVQLVEGKFISPQIMGRSLHVHPITIIFVLITAGALFGVPGVILGIPGYAILKVFVSHFYTLFKKRYNKYEPVVENRYEYTNHKVD; encoded by the coding sequence GTGGAGCCAGAAAAACCTTCTTTTTTTTCAACAAGGTACATAAAATTTTTAGGTGGACGTAATACCGTTTTTACATTAGTGCTTCTATTGTTAATCGGACTTGTCATAATGATATATGATGAAATTTCGTTCATTTTCGTTCCTTTAACTGTATTTTTAGGTAACGTTATATTGCCCATTATTTTAGCAGTAATAGCATACTATTTATTACGACCTTTATTACGTTTGTTAGAACGAATTAAAATACCTCGTATTTGGGGTATATTAATTATCTTTTTAGCATTAATAGGGTTAGTAACCTTGCTTGTATTTTTAGTATTTCCATTTTTAAAGGCACAGTCTTTGAAGTTAGTGGAAGAATTACCAGGCAATTTGATGGTGTTATTAGATAAGTTGGATGGATTCCTACGAACATCCTTTTTCCGGGATTTTTATTTGCAAATTGAAAGTGATGTTAACTCCATCTTAAAAGAGTTACCAACAGAAATCGGCCAGTTTTTACAAAGTACACTTACAGGATTAGCAACAGGTATTTCTTCTATTGTTGGTGTATTAACAGGTTTTGTATTAGCAATTGTTACCGTACCATTTATCGTCTTTTACTTATTAAAGGATGGAGAAAAATTACCCAACTATGTAATGAAATTATTTCCTCCCCGTATGCGAGAAGATTTGCGATCTGTGTTTACTAATATTGATAGACAAATTAGCTCGTACATACAAGGACAGATTTTAGTATCCATGTGTATCGGTTTTATGATATTTATTGGATTCTCTATTATTGGGATGGATTATGCTATGTTACTTGGTGTAATTGCTATGGTAACAAGTGTTGTTCCTTATTTAGGTCCGGTGATTGCGATTACACCAGCCTTAATTATTGCGCTAGTTTCTTCGCCATTTATGCTATTTAAATTAGCCATAGTTTGGACCGTTGTACAATTAGTAGAAGGGAAGTTTATTTCCCCTCAAATTATGGGTAGATCTCTACATGTTCATCCCATTACCATAATATTTGTGTTAATTACTGCAGGTGCACTATTTGGAGTTCCAGGTGTGATTTTAGGAATACCAGGGTATGCAATATTAAAAGTTTTTGTAAGCCACTTTTATACATTATTTAAAAAGCGTTATAATAAGTATGAACCAGTTGTTGAAAATCGATATGAGTATACAAATCACAAGGTGGATTGA
- a CDS encoding S-adenosylmethionine decarboxylase related protein — MQDKQKTVITLLGSAGGVAKSILSILNKSVLDKKDPIYPIIHNSKIHLIDYKQKKKTYYINLFPNLKDQIELHQFDLKDTTNFVKYLKKSKTSVVIDVSWGDTVEMLECCDQLGIKYVNTALENTMIDENEELYEGFGLIERMRIFEKKKNTFLNSTSIINSGMNPGVVQWMAIELLKKDSSEETPLACYIVEHDNSFYKNKKLAKKNVIYTTWAPECFLDEAILSYPMFMKHHTPLFLYEKVYDVEFKVTLGDKRFYGCLMAHEEVYTLGKLYDMEFGFLYKINDHTSKLIRSNLENVDILWDFEMKVLDPLEATLRGEDLAGVLLVYKDKERYMYNVSRNDSIFSKYKTNATYFQVACGIYASLSVLLLDQVPKGAYFVDELLLKTNNHYGKYLTYYMTEFVTGENKHSDGLLHQRIRKSKKSS, encoded by the coding sequence ATGCAAGATAAACAAAAAACAGTTATAACACTTCTGGGTAGTGCTGGAGGGGTGGCAAAATCTATACTTTCTATATTAAATAAATCAGTTCTTGATAAAAAGGATCCCATTTATCCTATTATCCATAATAGTAAGATTCATTTAATAGATTATAAACAAAAAAAGAAAACTTACTATATTAATTTATTTCCCAATTTGAAAGATCAAATTGAATTACATCAATTTGATCTAAAAGATACGACTAATTTTGTAAAGTATCTAAAAAAATCAAAAACCTCTGTTGTAATAGACGTTTCTTGGGGAGATACGGTTGAAATGCTAGAATGCTGCGACCAACTTGGAATCAAATATGTAAACACAGCATTAGAAAACACCATGATTGATGAAAATGAAGAATTATATGAAGGATTTGGTTTAATTGAGAGAATGAGAATTTTTGAAAAGAAGAAAAATACTTTTTTAAATTCAACTTCAATAATTAACTCAGGTATGAATCCAGGTGTAGTTCAATGGATGGCAATAGAACTACTTAAAAAGGATTCATCAGAGGAGACCCCGCTTGCTTGCTATATTGTAGAACATGATAACTCTTTTTATAAAAATAAAAAATTAGCTAAAAAGAATGTTATTTATACAACTTGGGCACCTGAATGTTTTCTGGATGAGGCAATTTTAAGCTACCCGATGTTTATGAAGCATCATACCCCACTATTCTTGTATGAAAAAGTCTATGATGTTGAATTTAAGGTAACGCTGGGGGACAAAAGGTTTTATGGTTGCTTAATGGCTCATGAAGAGGTATATACTTTAGGCAAGTTATATGACATGGAATTTGGTTTTTTATATAAGATAAATGACCATACTTCAAAATTGATTCGTTCAAACTTGGAGAATGTGGATATATTGTGGGATTTTGAAATGAAAGTTCTGGATCCTCTTGAAGCGACATTGAGAGGGGAGGATTTAGCCGGAGTCCTTCTCGTGTATAAAGATAAAGAACGATATATGTATAATGTATCAAGAAATGATTCTATCTTTTCGAAATACAAAACAAATGCTACTTATTTTCAAGTAGCCTGTGGTATCTATGCATCCCTATCTGTCCTACTATTAGATCAAGTACCAAAAGGGGCATATTTTGTAGATGAGCTTTTGTTAAAAACGAACAATCACTATGGAAAATATTTGACTTATTATATGACGGAATTTGTAACAGGGGAAAATAAACATTCAGACGGTCTCTTACATCAAAGGATAAGAAAGAGTAAAAAATCATCCTGA
- a CDS encoding RAxF-45 family protein, which produces MKKAVCAHGFILEFLSISCAITHEIANNGTSLSIFSQLNEQQHS; this is translated from the coding sequence ATGAAAAAGGCTGTATGTGCACATGGATTTATATTGGAATTTTTATCCATATCTTGTGCGATTACTCATGAAATTGCTAACAACGGGACTAGTCTGTCCATTTTTAGTCAACTAAATGAGCAACAACACAGCTGA
- a CDS encoding 5'-3'-deoxyribonucleotidase, with the protein MKRIAIDMDEVISAFSSKCLQLFNAEYQTEYTPQHLQGKLLVELDPRFESKVNCYLAQESFFLELEVMEGSQETIRKLMEQYDVFIVTAAMEFPASLAPKYKWLKKHFPFLNEKNFVFCGDKSIILADYLIDDTPSNLDTFTGKRILYTAPHNISETKYNRLNNWEEIEEYFLSELVVN; encoded by the coding sequence ATGAAACGAATTGCAATCGATATGGATGAAGTGATTTCTGCATTTAGCTCAAAATGTTTACAGTTATTTAACGCTGAATATCAAACAGAATATACACCACAGCATTTACAAGGGAAGTTACTCGTGGAACTTGATCCTCGATTTGAAAGCAAGGTAAATTGTTATTTAGCCCAAGAATCTTTTTTTCTTGAGCTAGAGGTGATGGAGGGAAGCCAAGAAACCATCAGGAAATTGATGGAGCAATACGATGTTTTTATCGTTACAGCTGCAATGGAATTTCCGGCTTCTCTAGCACCAAAATACAAGTGGCTGAAAAAGCACTTTCCCTTCCTGAATGAAAAGAATTTTGTTTTCTGTGGTGATAAAAGCATTATTTTAGCTGATTATTTAATTGATGACACTCCAAGTAATTTAGATACATTTACTGGAAAAAGAATTCTGTATACTGCTCCACATAATATATCGGAAACGAAATACAACCGACTAAACAATTGGGAGGAAATTGAGGAATATTTTTTATCAGAACTTGTAGTCAATTAG
- a CDS encoding cold-shock protein: MKLGTVKWFNAEKGFGFIEVDGENDVFVHFSAIQGEGFKSLEEGQKVEFEVVEGNRGPQAANVSKL, from the coding sequence ATGAAACTAGGTACAGTAAAATGGTTCAACGCTGAAAAAGGATTTGGCTTTATCGAAGTAGACGGAGAAAACGATGTATTTGTTCATTTCTCTGCAATCCAAGGTGAAGGCTTCAAATCACTAGAAGAAGGACAAAAAGTAGAATTTGAAGTTGTTGAAGGAAACCGCGGACCACAAGCTGCAAACGTATCAAAACTATAA
- a CDS encoding acylphosphatase, with protein sequence MKKRAHIHMNGDVVGVGFRFLVKQKAQSLSLKGFCAQNEEKVMTIEIEGDLNRLEEFLEFIQKGVSPFTQKNAFEIQLFDNLKGYTTMESDIV encoded by the coding sequence TTGAAAAAACGCGCTCATATTCATATGAATGGTGATGTTGTAGGAGTCGGCTTCCGTTTTTTAGTGAAACAAAAAGCCCAATCCCTTTCTTTAAAAGGGTTTTGTGCGCAAAATGAGGAAAAAGTAATGACGATAGAAATAGAAGGAGATCTCAACCGATTAGAAGAATTTCTGGAATTTATTCAAAAAGGGGTATCCCCTTTTACTCAAAAGAATGCTTTTGAAATTCAATTGTTTGATAATTTAAAAGGTTATACGACAATGGAGTCCGATATTGTCTAA